In a single window of the Anabas testudineus chromosome 19, fAnaTes1.2, whole genome shotgun sequence genome:
- the LOC113156502 gene encoding neurogenic differentiation factor 2-like, giving the protein MLSRLFSEVLPDVQRLAADWVDDNENEDCKDKDEEHEPCHLGEDDLDEPQEGSSRAESEMAGDDDEDDDAEEEECGDENSGDKPKKRGPKKRKMTAARVERSKMRRIKANARERTRMHDLNSALDNLRKVVPCYSKTQKLSKIETLRLAKNYILALGEILRNGKRPDVVTYVQMLCKGLSQPTTNLVAGCLQLNTRNFLTEQCSDGARLHMPSSPFSVHAYSYRCSRLSSPHYQPGTGALNLRGHSYGSGYEAVYPPGGTSPDYSSPDYEGQHSPPICLSGRHQDSTETDRNYHYSMHYTGLTTSRPGHSLPFGPSGGRGAAAHSENIPPFHDVHLHHDRAPPYEDLNAFFHN; this is encoded by the coding sequence ATGTTGAGCCGTCTGTTCAGTGAGGTGCTGCCGGATGTCCAGAGGCTCGCGGCTGACTGGGTGGACGACAATGAAAACGAGGACTGCAAAGACAAGGACGAAGAGCACGAGCCCTGTCACCTCGGCGAGGACGATCTGGACGAGCCGCAGGAGGGAAGCAGCCGAGCGGAGTCCGAGATGGCAGGTGACGATGATGAGGACGATGATGCCGAGGAAGAGGAGTGCGGGGACGAGAACAGTGGAGACAAACCCAAAAAGCGCGGCCCAAAAAAACGCAAGATGACGGCGGCGCGCGTGGAGCGCTCCAAGATGCGTCGGATAAAGGCGAACGCGCGGGAGCGCACGCGCATGCACGACTTGAATTCCGCGCTGGACAATCTGCGCAAAGTGGTGCCGTGCTACTCCAAAACCCAGAAACTCTCCAAGATAGAGACTCTGAGGCTGGCCAAGAATTACATATTAGCTCTCGGGGAGATTTTGCGCAACGGGAAGCGCCCAGATGTGGTGACCTACGTGCAGATGTTGTGTAAGGGCCTGTCACAGCCCACGACCAACCTGGTGGCGGGATGTTTGCAGCTCAACACCAGGAACTTCCTGACTGAGCAGTGTTCAGACGGAGCTCGCTTGCACATGCCCAGCTCTCCTTTCTCCGTCCATGCCTACTCCTACCGCTGCTCCCGCCTCTCCAGTCCGCATTACCAGCCCGGGACCGGTGCGCTTAACTTGCGTGGTCATTCCTACGGATCTGGGTACGAGGCCGTGTACCCGCCAGGCGGGACGTCCCCAGACTACAGCAGCCCGGACTACGAAGGCCAGCACAGCCCGCCCATCTGCCTGTCCGGGAGGCACCAGGACTCCACAGAGACTGATAGGAACTATCACTACTCTATGCATTACACCGGACTGACCACGTCCCGGCCCGGCCACAGCCTGCCCTTTGGGCCCTCGGGAGGGCGCGGTGCTGCTGCGCACTCGGAAAACATTCCTCCTTTCCACGACGTCCACTTGCACCATGACAGGGCTCCTCCCTACGAGGATCTCAATGCCTTTTTCCACAACTGA